TCGCGGCGCACGACGAGCAGGGAGCCGTGGGCGTGGTCCTCAACAGGCCGCTCGATGTCACGGTGGAGGACGCGGTCCCCGTCCTGTCCGACCTGACCGTCCCCGGCGAGGCGCTGTTCGAGGGCGGCCCCGTGGAGCCGGGCCACGCGGTGCTGCTCGTCGAGGTCGACGATCCCGGCATGCTCGACGTGCAGGTGTTCGGCAGCGTCGGCTTCCTCACCGGCGAGGTGTCGGCCGAACTCCGGCCGCGGATACGCCGGGCCCGGATCTACGTGGGCCACTCCGGCTGGGGCCCCGGACAACTCGAGGCGGAGATGGGCGAAGACTCCTGGATCCTCGAGCCCGCCATCGCCGACGACATCTTCACGGACGACCCCGACTCGCTGTGGCGACGCGTCCTGGAGCGGAAGGGGCCCGATTACGTCGCCGTCTCCCGGATTCCGTTCGATCCGTCGATGAACTGAGACGCGGTCCCGATCGGCCCCGCATCCGGTGCCGGCCATCCCTCGATCCATTACCTTGGCCGCCGCCGGCGGGCTCGCGACCCCGCCCCGTCTGTGCGACACCCTCAGGAGTTTCGTGTC
This is a stretch of genomic DNA from Gemmatimonadota bacterium. It encodes these proteins:
- a CDS encoding YqgE/AlgH family protein; its protein translation is MDSLKGQLLISGGGLYDPNFRHTVILLAAHDEQGAVGVVLNRPLDVTVEDAVPVLSDLTVPGEALFEGGPVEPGHAVLLVEVDDPGMLDVQVFGSVGFLTGEVSAELRPRIRRARIYVGHSGWGPGQLEAEMGEDSWILEPAIADDIFTDDPDSLWRRVLERKGPDYVAVSRIPFDPSMN